Below is a genomic region from Granulicella sibirica.
TTCCCCGGTATCGACCAGCAACACCTCGCGACGTTGCTGACTTTCAGCGATGCAGGCCCGCTGCCCGAAGGTGCCAGCAAGGCCAAGGTAGAAGAAGCATCCTCGAAGCACGAGGCAGAATCGAGTGGGAGCCCGGCCGATCCTGCTCCCTATCGCTTCACCGGCTATCGACGGTTCGTCGACCCGGAGGGCTACCCTGCGATCGTCCCGCCGTGGGGTACGCTGAACGCTATCGATCTGAACACCGGCAGGTACCTCTGGAAGGTTTCGCTGGGCGAATATCCTGAGCTGACCGCAAAAGGAGTCAAGCCCACCGGCTCCGAGAACTATGGCGGCCCGGTCGTGACAGCGGGCGGACTCGTCATCATCGCGGCCACGGTCTACGACCACACCATCCGTATCTTTGACAGCAGCAGCGGCAATCTACTCTGGAAGGCGGACCTGCCCTTCGCGGGCGTAGCCACTCCCTCGACGTACATGGTGGACGGCAAGCAGTACATCGTTATCGCCACAAGCAATCAGCGCACACCGGACAAGCCGCAGGGAGCGGTCTATGTCGCTTTCGCCTTGCCGTAGCCGAAGGCACTTGCCAACACTGGCGGGCAGACCTACATCTAACTCCAAGGAGCGGACGATTTCGCTATAAGGAGATCCCGATGACCACAGCGTCAAAAACCCACGGCACGCTCGACGCCAAAGACCGCAACAGTCTTTCCGATACCACCTACGCCTTCCCCGCGAAGCGCAAGGAACCACTCACCGACGCATCCCACGTCCGCAACGCCATCGCGCGCTTCGATCAAACAAAGGGCGTCACCGATGAGGAGCGCGCGGAGGCCTTCAAGAACATCAAGGCCGCCGCGAAGAAGTTCAACGTGGAGATGACCGAGACCAGTTGGCACCAACTTGGTAAGAAGCCGCACACGTCAAACTCAGCCCACGCAAAGTAGTGGTCCGTGTTGACGGAGAAGGCGAGCTAACCCGCCTTCTCCGTCAACTCCGCCCACCTTGCATAGAGCCCATCCGCGATCTCTTGAGCCTGCTCCATCTCGTGCAGTGCAGCCGTCAGAGCCACGGCGTTCGTCGCAACGTCCGGATCGTCAAGCACGTCACGCGCTGCGTTCAAACGGTCTTCCGCAGCCTCGACCGCAGCCTCGATACCCGCATACTCCCGCGCCTCGAGATACGAGAGCTTCTTCTTACCAGAGCCCTTACCCTCACCCCCGCCGGTAGAAGCCTCGGCCTTCTCTTCGATAGCTTCCTCACCGCCGCTTCCCTTCCACTGCTCCCACTGCGAGTAGTCTCCGAAGCGGCCGGCGCCACCCTTGCCGTCGAGCCCAAGCACCACGGTTGAGACGCGATCCAACATGTAGCGATCGTGCGTTACCAGAACAAGCGCTCCGGTGTACTCAAGCAGGCTCTCTTCGAGAATCTCGAGCGTCGCAATATCCAGATCGTTCGTAGGCTCATCCAGCAACAAGAGATCCGCGGGTTCAAGCATCAGCTTCGCGATCAACACGCGCGCCCGTTCTCCTCCGCTCAGCCTCTCCACCTGCTGGTTCAACTGCTCCGAGGTGAACATAAACTTCGCTGCATAACTCGCCACATGTACGACACGTCCCTGGTAGACGACAGAATCCGCATCGGGAGCGAGCGCCCTG
It encodes:
- a CDS encoding DUF6582 domain-containing protein, whose product is MTTASKTHGTLDAKDRNSLSDTTYAFPAKRKEPLTDASHVRNAIARFDQTKGVTDEERAEAFKNIKAAAKKFNVEMTETSWHQLGKKPHTSNSAHAK